AGTGGGAACGTGCCATCCTAAATCATTTGGAGTGGGAAGACCCCTTGACAGCCCATCAGTGGGTCGGTTGTTTGGCCACAGACTCGTGCTGCGCTGCCAAACGTTGTTCAAACCAACAGAACTTGAATTTCACTTGTAGAGGAGGAACCAAAGATATCAAATGTCACAGTGCATTCTGGGGGAAAATGGGTATAAAAGTCTTCACACTGCATCTTGTTGAGTGTTGCAGTTATTCAAAATATGGATTCTTGAGTTAACATCATACAGAATCAATTACACAATATTCATCGAGTGACGTTGTTAAAAACAagctaaaataaaacaggagaaCTGGATGTCAGGGGTTAATTCTATACCATGCTATTGTGctataatgataatattttgTACACAAAGAGTACATCTACTGTGTAATTCTGCATACTTCACCCCCCCATCTGTAAAGTGCACAAACCTGTCTGAGCCCCCACTCACATGCTGTAATATACTGACATCGTTCGTCTTCATGTCAGTTTCTGGACAAGTGATTCCAAATGTTTGTCAAAGCGCTGATGTCACATTCCTACTGTTAGAAAATGTTTGGAATATTTTCTCCCTCAACAGCCTCTTTGTCTTTATCAATTaagttttattgtttaaaaaccCATCTTGAGTTTTCAATGACTCGATTTAACGTTCTACGTGGTTCTGGAAGTGTTTAACAAAGGTCAAGGGGTCGTTAACGTGAGTCACTGCCTCCGACACAAGACAAGATGATCAACAGAAATCAGGGATATTTATTAGGATTTGGAATATGAGGAAAAATCATTTCATTCTTCATTTGGCCGATTTGGTGATGAAATACCCACTGAAACTTGAAAAATCGACTTCATGTGCTGTGTGTTCCAGGATGAGCTTGTCCGAGTTGTCTCATTATCTTTGTCATGCACGCTGTTCCCCTGAAAACAACATGGACCTCTGTCTTACAGGTGGTGTTTCTTATATCTAAAGTGTTTTCACCCACAGCAGTGCAGCTGACTGGGTGTTGTGCAATGCATGACAAACCCGAGGAAATCAGCCATAACTGAGATACACACGAGGAGGAGAATTTGGCTGCAGCGTTTTTGCACCAATCAGACCCGAAGATTTAAACTGCGGATAGTGTCCACTCAAatctttatttgaatttgaagaGAACCAAGACCGTCTTAAACTTTGATACAAGACATTACTCATGTTTCTGGAGACGGGGAGCTGGTTGCAATCGatggggatgtgtgtgtgtgtgtgtgtgtgtgtgtgtgtgtgtgtgtgtgtgtgtgtgtgtgttgtgtgtgcgcaCCAGAGAGAGGTCAGAGTGCAACCTCTAATGTTATTGCCCTTTCAGAGATGATCAGTTCCTCTAGCTGTCACAGACAAGCCTCCAACCCCAGAGAGGGAGCTCTGTCCAAtcacacccccccaccccctcactcGCCGACATGCACGTACGTTCACTTCACCACCTCCATCCCTAAAACACACccatttctcttcctccccaTATTCTGAGATAACTTCCAGTCGATCACTCACGTACGCACTTAATGGATCATGACAGATGAAAGCAGGCAAAGCATACCAACATGAAAGTAGATGCATCTGGGAAAACAAatgagtgaaaaaaagaaaaataatggtAATTTTGAGGTAAAACATCTTGTCAACCTTctacagagataaaaaaaaagtgtgaaatgaGGGATAAGTCTCCAAAGACACACGTCCTGTGGTGGGCAGCACCTGTCTCGTGTCATTTAGTTCGgactgccctctagtggtacATTAACATTTATGGTGTGAACCAAAGAGAAATGTCATGAATAAACATCTCAGGGTGACGACCTGTGTGTTTCACCTCAGCATTCTTACTTTGAAAAGGACACTTTAATGTGTATACTCCCAGAGCAGCGtctgcatgttttcactttcctcAGTGTGTAAAAAGCCTCCTGGGAGAAGTGAAGGGGTCAAACTGCACAAAGAGTCGCACCCAGTATCACAGGCCCTGTAAACCCCCACCACACCCCCTGGGAAGCTGTTAAACCAGTTCAGCTGATCCCGGCATTCAAATCCAGTTAGGCTCGCATGACGCTGTTTTACTATGGAGCGGGTTCCAGTCCTCAGACGCCTGCttattcaaataaacacatcatttCCATATTATTTTGTGGCTGTGACTTGATGTAGTTGCTGCAGGATTGAAGATCAAACTACTTTatgctctctcactctctccaagCCTTATAAATACCATACTACAGACTAGGGGGCCAAGCCTTTGCTCCGATCACACATCCTTTCTCAAAAATACTCTTAAATGTGTTATGTTATGTGTGCGTGacttcatttctgttttatgaACTAATTCGTTCTCTGGTTTTGATTTTCgcttcagatttttttctgtttgcgAAGCACTTTTAAACTTaaagaaaagtgctttataaataaagttgatcGTATCATAGAGAAAAACAATCTCATTTATCTCCCCACAAATCAAACAGTCACGTAAAAGTAATTCAAGTAAAGtttaaacacactttaaaacaacattacatACAAAACAGTTAGTGTCCTTTGGTCCTGGTGTATCTCATTATGTACAACATATTCAGCAGCACTGTTATCAGACACAGGCATCCAGTCCGGTTGTCAGCGAACAATCCTTTTTATAGTCACGATGAAGGAATCTGCCAACCGCCTCCAAATTTCAGGATTAGAGGAGAGATTGTAAGCTCCTCTCGGTGAAGCCCATTTACAGACATAGGGAGAGAGATCAGTCAGtcttgtctctcttctctctgcgcGCCTTTCGCTTCAGCTGGAGTATCTTGAGTTCAGTCATAGTGGAAAAGGTCCTGTACACCCACAGCATCTGAAGttaggaaacacacacacacacacatgttgtctgTGGCATACCTGATGCTCATCTGTGCTCTCAGCCTTTGATCTGATGTGACAGGTTACTTACCACAATGAGGACTGTGTTGAGCAGCAGAGGAATCGAGTAAACCAACGATATGAACATGCCCTTTGAATCGAAGTACTGGAAATCAGAAAAAGACctgcaaacagaaataaagcagAATGAGCATGTGTTGCTGGTTACGGTTAGTTTCCCCATTTGTGATCAAAGCCAACAGAGCTTCTAGACACACTGTTTCACTCAATGTACATTGAAATACTGCTCGTACCTCCAGTTCATAGCTGCCAGCTCATTCAGTTGTTCAGCGCTGTACACCAGGCCCACTGTGGAGAGACGTCAGGTCAGTCTGGGAACACTGATAagtcacatctctctctctctctctctctctctctctctctctctctctctctctctctctctctctctctctctctctctctctctctctctctctctctctctctctctctctctctctctctctctctctctcacacacaataacaacacagtgtgtttaCAAGCCTCTTCACACTGGGTCTCATTTAGCTTTAATTATGATTTGCTGTTGTGGAGACAAATCCAAACAAGATTTATGGGATCTACCGATACTCAGCTGCTGATTGAAGTATATTATTACGTATTGCTCGCTGGTGCTGTGGAATTGAATGAATTTCTGGATGTTGaatataatgtgaatattaaaaaacatgtcaatACTATTTGaatgctgtaaaaaaaataaaatatgtattttttattcatctacATTGAGTTTAACAACAGGGTTTTGTTTACCTTGTTccacaacacagagagagagagagagagagagagagagagagagagagagagagagagagagagagagagagaaccataAAAAAATTGCTCATCATCTGCTGTTTTCACATCTTTGTGACATAATCTACAGATGTAAACATTGCAAATCTCTTGGAAGACGCTGGTATAATGTCCAAATGATACTTTTCACTGTATCGCTGTGGAAAAAATAGACCCCAAATCTCAAGAGGAGCAGCATTTTACGTGCCTGAGACCCTTTGCTGTGTACATTGTAATAATTGTCTCTTTGACTTTTCCACTTCTCACAACCTCACACTCTTATACTATGGTTGATTCATTATTTGTAATCGGGGGGGGGGCAGTCATAGTTCCTCAGTGTTTCGTTATCCAGCGTGCAGCAGGGTATTGTTTTCCACCTGAGTCTATATACAGTATCTCAACAATGCATGGATGATCGGATTTTCACCAAATGTTGTGTGAATATTACTCAACACAACAAAGTCCTGCAGCTGATCGGTCGGGGCGGGGGGTCGAAACCCCTTAAGTAGAAAACTGTGTACTTGTTGCGTGACGCTCACTTGCACAGAAAATTCTCCATCTGCACACAAAGCTCTCTCTTTCATAGAGCTGGGGATGGGGATGGGGGATGgggatgggggtggggtggctgcatttttctatttttttgtttagatttaCATCGAGCCCTGTTCAGTTTTGGCACATGACAGATACAAGTTAAACTGGAACAGTGAGGATAAGAACTGACTGCGGGTCTGTTTGTTCTCCACGTACCCATGAGCAGAAAGTGACAGATCTGAGCTCTGTAGAATCTGCAGGTCACCAccgtcacacacagacacacagcgtGAAACAACAGGAGCCCGACGAGCCAGGGCTCCGACCACTGCACCTACagacagccacagagagaagacagacaacagacagtCAGTGGATGTTAAACTCTCATCTGTTTAGCAGCAGAGCTCTGTGTGCTAGCTGCGAGAGCTAACGCTAGCTGCCTCGACTCAAGTACGAAACTTCCGCCTTACAGACATGAGGAACGTCCATATCGATGTGATTCTTAAATGGCTGAAGCCGTCGATGGGGATGGAGCTGATGTTCTTCTCCGATTTCAGCTCCGCCATCTTCACAAAACCCCGTAGCAGCCGCTAAATGTCCCTCAGCTCGTGTAAACCAGTCCGTGGTGTAAACAGGACCCGAATGCGGAAGTAGCGTCTCTGTCGCGGTCGAAACACGTCATCAAGGAGCCGGATCTGTCacatcttttgtgttttcactttgtttagcaggattacacaaaaaacacaaaacagattcACTTGTAAATTTATGTATATGTCGGACACGACCCAATGACGAAGACACTGAATTTTGGTGTTGATCCGAAATAAGGAGCGGATGTTTAGTTTGTACATTAGTTACCACAAAGTAACTACAGAGGTTTAGAATGGCATAGGTGCGTGAAGTGTTTAAAGCGATAGTTCTGAGATACAATTGTGTTTTGGTAATACTCGAATAAATGACCTCAcaccttttttttgtatttggtgTCTAAAATGATGTCACACAACAATATACCTTTGCCCAGTTGTTGAGTTTCTGGGATCCACACATGGCCAAAATACTTTATTACACATCCACAATCTTTAATATGTTATTTGTGACATTCAGATACatgaatgcaaatattttttaacGAGCATATAAAATGTGATATAACTGCAGGCTGTGagatgatttgtgaatattattttaatttaaaagctTCAGCTTGTGCATATGCTAGTAATACCaatgaaaaaaatgtctccTCTTGTTAGTCTGTTGTTCATCTCTCAGCAATTCACAGCAGTTTGAGAAATGAGATATTCCCTTTGGATCAGTGGTCCCTGTGTGAAGAAgtggtccccagttacttcaattgtattggatttggctgcaaagctgttcacccctgaaacttcaaaagtgttttgtggactcaaacacttcaaccaTCCCTTTAAGGGCACATTATCAAAATTCTAAATGCACTTACATGGGAAAGTGCAAAACGCATGTTACACAGATCAatttaatgtctcatcaatttCTTTGACTGACTTGACTTGTTTCTTGTGCTTCATCATTGCAGATCACGGCTGCGGCCACATTGTGGATAATGGTGGCAGCTATCGTGGATCAGGATTAAAACTAGActgcttagatatacaatatgtctgcTCACATATATACTATTACTGACAATACCGCCATAATACAGTCGTTATTGCTACTCCttccatctctgtcagacattttcttttgtgtaaatGATCTAACGATTGATAAACTTAATTTGTTTAGACACTGTTCttcttgagatatcgcgttcactGGAATtggatggacggacaacccgaaaacacgTGCAATTTTTTTAATCGGGGTATATAATGAGCATTAGGTCTATGCAGAGAGAAATTTACACCTTTCTCTAAAATCTATGAtctcaaaatgtcacagataTGGTTAAAAAGTGTAGCTGTACTATACCAGATATCATGACAACACATTATGACCAACAACAGgtttttcagtaaaaaaaattagCAAGATCAGCCACGTTTTAATATATCACAAGAAATAACTTCAGAAAATTTATAATTCTTTGATtaaaacttgtaaaaaaaaaaaatgtaatttcaaatacacaaatattatCAACATCAAAAGTCTTTGCTCGGTGACATTGCTGTTATATACACAATagcttgtaaaaataaaaaaaataaaactggacGAGATTCAGGGGCATCAGCTCAGGTTCTCCCTCGGTGAAAGTCAGGGACAAAAGTAGCAGCCACGGTGATCGGAGTGGAGTAACCCAGAGCAAAGTTGTAGAGACCAAGCATCATACATTTCCAGGTGGAGCGCAGAGCTTTGCCAACGTtctgcaaaacaaagacagaaacggCCTCAGATTAATGATTCATTCTGTGGATTCCCATCGTCATTGTTAGAAAATctgttcagccaatcagaggaggaggCCCAGGTGAACTGACACAGATGGAGGCTGAGTCACTAACCTGGGATTATGTCGCCATTCATTTTAATCACAGAATATTCAAATGACAACCAGTGATTTTCACACAACTAGGtcaaatcaacattttcatgATTTGTCAGGATCTGAAGTAGAATCAGTTCATATCAGTTCAGACTAATCGTGCACACGCGTCAGGTTAAGAACAATAGCACAGCAGGGAGAGTGTTTTTAGTCGTAACTTATAAATAAGGCGTCCCGTGAACACCATTGTCTCCTCAATGAGCAGGAAAGGGCTGTCCGGCTGGGGCGGATACAGGAAGTCAGATGTTTcaggaaaataaagcaaaaacaatcCTACTCCCTCAATGTGGTTTGTAAAAAGGACTCTGCTCCCTGTCTCaactgaaaaactaaattaataaGTCAATAAAAGGTGATAAAAAACTAATTCCCAAGGTTGAGAATAAACCTTCAGACTCAAGTATTAACAACAGctcttttatttatgatttgtttACCTGACGTTCATGTTTTCACAGATTTATATGAGCCATGACTGATAAGATTCTGGTGAAGTTCAGCATAAACACAAAGTGCCAGGTCACTGATAAACCAACTGTAGTAGTTTGAAGTTACATTTTATGAACCATTTCCTTCTTCATATCTCACGTAAGTCGGGGGGGTATAAAGTCATCTGTTGAGTAAACATGTTTTCGAGGGACACACCTGCTCGTGGCAATAATTAACCAATGGTGATTATCAACTTGATCACgtttataaaaacaattaatgaGATAAAAACTCATGATTTGATTCATAAGCCCAAAAACCTTTCCCAATAATC
This window of the Hippoglossus stenolepis isolate QCI-W04-F060 chromosome 20, HSTE1.2, whole genome shotgun sequence genome carries:
- the tmem18 gene encoding transmembrane protein 18, which gives rise to MAELKSEKNISSIPIDGFSHLRITSIWTFLMSVQWSEPWLVGLLLFHAVCLCVTVVTCRFYRAQICHFLLMVGLVYSAEQLNELAAMNWRSFSDFQYFDSKGMFISLVYSIPLLLNTVLIVMLWVYRTFSTMTELKILQLKRKARREKRDKTD